The genomic region GCAGTTCCTCACGACTTTGTGGTCCAGGAAGTCCGCCTCGACGAGCGAGAAGTCCGGGATGGCGTAGTCGTCCTCGCCGGTGGGCAGCCAGATGCCGATGCCCTGGAGGAACTCCAGGCCCGCCTTTTCGGCCCCTGCCTCGTGAAAGGCCACGGTGAGCCGGGTCGGCGTTCGGGCGTGTCGCCCATCGGCGGGTGGTGTCACCGTGAGCCGTCCCTGGAGAATTTCCACTCGGTGCCCGGGAAGCTCCCTGGAGAGTCGATCGGCGGCCTCCGCGATCGTGGTCTCGTGCTGTATCACGGCCATAGCTTCCTCCCTTTCGTGACTCACGCTTCCGGAGCGTAGCCGTGCCCGCCGACAATCCGCGCGCATTCACCCATACGGGCCCGGGAGGGGCGTACGGCGTCAACTTCGGCTTGTGGGCCGGGGGTTGACGGGCCGAGTTGGTCTAGATCATGGCGTGCGGTGTGGAGATCCCGCGTGCTTGTCGCTCGCCCTCGGGCCCTCCGGGTTCGCGCGGGCGGGCGTCGGGAATCACCACCTGGGGCGAGACGCCGCCGACGCCGGCGGCGGAGCTTCAGCGGGCCCTGGACGCGGCGAGGGCCGCCGGGCTGGAGCCGGCGGCCCTCGTGCCGCACCTGAAGGCGGCCGTGCTCGTCCCCGTAGGGGTCAGAGCTCGCGGTGGACCTTGGTGTTCGAGGCCTGGGCGCGGGGGCGGACCACCAGGAGGTCGATGTTGACATGGCTGGGACGGGTCACCGCCCAGGTGATGGTGTCGGCCACGTCGTCGGCGGACAGGGGGTGTGCGACGCCCGCGTACACCTTCGCGGCCTTCTCGGTGTCGCCGCGGAAGCGGGTGGTCGCGAACTCCTCGGTCTTGACCATGCCGGGGGCGATCTCGATGACGCGGACGGGCTGGCCGACGATCTCCAGGCGGAGGGTCTCGGCGAGGACGCGGGCGCCGTTCTTGGCGGCGACGTAGCCGGCGCCGCCCTCGTACGTGGAGTGGCCGGCGGTGGAGGACAGGACGACCACGGTGCCGTCGCCGGAGGCGGTGAGGGCCGGCAGCAGGGCCTGGGTGACGTTGAGGGTGCCGATGACGTTGACCTCGTACATCGTGCGCCAGTCGGCGGGGTCTCCGGTGGCGACGGGCTCGGCTCCGATGGCGCCGCCCGCGTTGTTGACCAGTACGTCGACCGACGGGTAGCGCTCCAGGGAGGCGGCGAAGGCGTCGACGGAGGGGCGGTCGGTGACGTCGAGGGCGTGGGCGGCGGCGGAGTGGCCGGCCGCGGTGAGCTCGGCGGCGAGGGCCTCGATCCGGTCCTTGCGGCGGGCGGTGAGTACGACGTGGTAGCCGGCCGCGGCGAGCTGGCGGGCGGTGGCGGCGCCGATGCCGCTGCTCGCTCCGGTGACTACGGCGGTCTTGGTGGCCGTGCTCATGTGCGGGGCTCCTGGTTCGTTCGTACGGACGATTCCCCGCCAGCATAGGCGGGGCCCG from Streptomyces sp. NBC_00190 harbors:
- a CDS encoding SDR family oxidoreductase, translated to MSTATKTAVVTGASSGIGAATARQLAAAGYHVVLTARRKDRIEALAAELTAAGHSAAAHALDVTDRPSVDAFAASLERYPSVDVLVNNAGGAIGAEPVATGDPADWRTMYEVNVIGTLNVTQALLPALTASGDGTVVVLSSTAGHSTYEGGAGYVAAKNGARVLAETLRLEIVGQPVRVIEIAPGMVKTEEFATTRFRGDTEKAAKVYAGVAHPLSADDVADTITWAVTRPSHVNIDLLVVRPRAQASNTKVHREL
- a CDS encoding Uma2 family endonuclease, producing the protein MRADCRRARLRSGSVSHEREEAMAVIQHETTIAEAADRLSRELPGHRVEILQGRLTVTPPADGRHARTPTRLTVAFHEAGAEKAGLEFLQGIGIWLPTGEDDYAIPDFSLVEADFLDHKVVRNCYRHDVFRVILEVTSSNWADATGTKVESYAKADVPVYVIADRHHDEVVIYTDPRGTTYRLRRTFKRGTTLTLPDHLGVTVELPVDMLLD